ACGCTGTCCCCCGTGGCAGCCTCTGGCTGACCCTGGAGTTCCCCTGTGAACCAGCCCTGGCGCCCTTCCAGCTGAGATGTAGAAGCGGCGTtatccccagccctctgcacctCTGGGTTTCCTGATAAGCGTTATCTCCAGTCGAGTAGGAATCGAGTTGCTGAGGCTGGAGTAAACCTCCCAGCTTCCGGGATTTTGAGCTGCGAAGGCAAACGGCTCCACCCTGGGGAGCGGCCGGTGGTACGGTTTGATTTCAAAACACCTTCCAGGGCGTGGGCGAGGCAGGGGTGTAGCTCTCCTCGGAACTGTTTTGAAGCTCTTGGAGTGTGAAAACCTCCGCTCGATGCGTTAGGAGTCGTTACCACCTGGAGAGAAAATAAGACCGAGGACGTCTGTGTAAATCCCTCGTACGCCCACCTCTTGAGTAGCGCGTGGAGATGAGGTGACCTCTTCTCCAACAAGCGAGGGGGATTTGGAACTGCTGCCCGGTGAGGCGAGGTTAAAAAGACGAGGGCTTCTCAGCTTCGAGAAGAGGAGATAGGGTCGAGGTCTCTGAAGTCGTGTCGGGTGTGGAGAAAAGAACTAAGGGCCACTCCATGAAGTcaatggggggcaggtttgacACCGACACAGGGAATATTTCTTCACGTAACCATCAACCTGGGGAGCTCCTGGCCAGTGGAGGCTGTGAACACCAGGCCTTCAACGGCTCAGGCAGGAGCTAGATAAGtctgtggaggttaggtccatcgatggctgttggccaggatggGGTCCCACCCTGTGGGCCAGAAGATAAGGATGGATCCCTTGCTGCTCACCTGTCCCTTTGgaacacctggcactggtcactccCAGGATACTggagactgggctggatggaccttcggtctggCCGGTCTTAGGTTCAACAGCGGAGAGGATTCTGGGAGGGCGCTTACCCACAacgcagcagggctgggctacCCTGGTAGCACTTGGTAGGACAGAGAGGATTCTGGGAGGGGGCCTACCCACACTGCAAAGCAGCCGAGCTGCCCTGGTAGCCCTGGGGTGGGCCAAGAGGACTTTGggcggaggggattctgggaggcCCTTAGCCCAGCAGCTTTgcattgtgggtgctgtgggAGGACACTGACGaggccccgcctccccccccccccagattgAGTCCCACGAGGATGACGTGAACGCCGTTGCTTTCGCCGACAGCAGCTCCCACATCCTCTTCTCCGGGGGTGATGACGCCATCTGCAAGGTGTGGGATCGGCGCACCATGCGGGAGGACGACCCCAAGCCAGTGGGGGTGCTGGCCGGCCACCAGGACGGCATCACCTTCATCGACAGCAAGGTGAGCGTCCTGGGAGGCTGCCTACCGCTGgcggggaggcagggctgggggctgacccgtctctcccttccctgcctcaGGGAGACGCCCGCTATCTAATCTCCAACTCCAAGGACCAGACCATCAAGCTGTGGGACATCCGGCGGTTCTCGGGGCGCGAGGGGCTGGAGGCGTCACGCCAGGCCGTCACCCAGCAGAACTGGGACTACCGCTGGCAGCAGGTGCCCAAGAAAGGtcagccggggggcagggggtgcagcctGGGGGGTGGTGAGGGCAGGACGGGGATAGGAGGGTGGGGACAGGAAGTGGTTGACAAGAGGAAGTGGGGTGAAACGGGAGGGGCGGAGGAGAAAGGGGCTCCAGGAAGGAACATAGAGTGGCCCGGTGGGAGCGGGAGCAACACAGGAAGTCCTGCCCCGGGGAGGGGTTTGGCATGAGCATGGGCAGGCTCTAACCCTGGCACTCTCCAGCCTGGCGCAAGACCAAGCTGCGAGGCGACAGCTCCCTGATGACGTACCGGGGCCATGGGGTGCTGCACACACTGATCCGCTGCCGCTTCTCGCCCGCCCACACCACCGGCCAGCAGTACATCTACAGCGGCTGCTCCACCGGCAAGGTGGTGGGTGAGTGATGGGGGTCAGCAACGGCCCCGGCCAAGGGCAAAGCGGGAAGTCCCGCCCCAGCCAAGGGCAAAGCAGGAAGTCTGTTCCTCTGGTCAGAAGCAAAGCAGGaagtcctgcccccagccaagaGCAAAGCAGGAAGTCCCACCCCTGGCCGATTGCAAAGCAGGAAATCCCATACCTCTGGCCAAGAGCAAAGCAGGaagtcctgcccccagccaagaGCAAAGCAGGAAGTCCCGCCCCAGCCAAGGgcaaagagaaggggaaaaacaggaaGTCCCACCCACTAGCCAAGGACCGAAACAGGAAGTCCTGCCCCCAGGAGTGGGCGAATGGGGTAGGCTGTGGGTTGGGCCACCCATGTGTATGTACAGATAGTGGAGCTACTGTGTGGGTAGGGGGTGAGGCAAACTTAGGGGGCAGCGCCACTCAGCGGGGGAGTCCCTTTCACCTTGGGCTTCGGACTGTACCACTGAGTTCACAGAGGAGGCGCATGATTGGACAGGGCCGTGTCTTCCCCTGGGGCGGGGGAGACTTGGCCAGTACCACTGTACTCCCTAGGAGTCAGGGAGCCAGCGGACGAGACCATGTAAatgggggctgggtggcaggttcCATTGcgatgggctggggggagggacataCCATTCCTGGGGGGTTATTCCCCTGGCTGAGACCCCCGTCCCCCGCAGTGTATGACCTCCTGAGTGGGCGCATCGTCAAGAAACTGACCAATCACAAGGCCTGTGTGCGTGATGTCAGCTGGCACCCCTACGAGGAGAAGATTGTCAGCAGCTCCGTGAGTCGGGGGCTCTGCCTGGGGGACGGGCAGGGGGttccagggggctggcaggaggggagggaccccgggcagggagggggaaccagtgggggtctggctggccaggggaccccgggctgggagggggggtcccagcagggggcaggcaggagaggcGGGACCCCGGGCAGGGAGGGGGGGTcccagcaggtggctggcaggagaggggggaccccgggcagggagggggaccCCAGCACTCACCCCGCTCCCCCCGACAGTGGGACGGCTACCTGCGGCTGTGGGAGTACCGCCAGGCCGAATACTACGAAGACGACCTCAGGGATCCCGAAAACCTCCCTTCGGCTGGGAGCCCCCCTGCCGGCTCGGAGTAGCAgccccggcccggctcggccccGCCCCACTTCTCAGCGTGTGGGTCCCTGGggccggggggcagagggggcagtcgGTGACCCCGGAAACTGAGGGGGCCGGGGCTGGACATTggacattttgtgtgtgttatgGACTGGGGTGTAAGGGGGGCGGGAGCTCCGACTCGCCTGTGGGGGCCGTGGGGCGTGGGCCTGTTCCCCTCTGGAGCCAGCGCCCCCTAATCTGGCCGTGGGGGCTGGAGGCCcggctggctctgaggcagggaaggggggtgggccctgcactgtcctgctgggaccCCCGGCTGGAATCTCTGCCCCCCAAGTGGGGGGAgcgtgtggctggagccccctttTCCCTGGCCCCCGGGGttggggggccgggccgggctgggctgagccACCAGCTGTCTGCGCCGCCTGCTGTCAATAAACCTGTGGCCGAGCAGCAGGCTGCTCCTTGGGGGGCCCAGCTGTCACCGCCCGTCACTGGGGCCGGACATGGCCGCCGGTGGCACGAGCCGCCTGCCCCGGGCGCTGCTGGCCGCGGGGGccgcgcaggggctggggctggcccgggGGCTGGTGGTCACGGCCAGCGAGggcggggcctggctgctgggggccccCGGGTTGCGGCGGGCGTATCATGCCTGGCTGGCTGGCGTGGTGCTCCTGGGGCCCCTGCTGCGCCCGTTCGCCGACCCCCACTCCGTCCTGGCCAGCCCCCACAACTACTTCAGCCGGTGAGCTGCTGGGGGGCGCTGGAGGTCCAGGATGGGGGAGTAGGGGGCgatggagcagctgctggggagcggggcgggctctgaggcaggtgctgggggtcggGGCAAGCtggcttctggggtggggcaggccaggttatggggtggctggggtggggtggggtaggggcaggggcagacTGGGCTTGGCTATGCggcaggccaggctgtggggcaggctaTGGGGCAGCAGGcatgggtcagaggtggccgggCTGTGGGACAGGAAGCATGGGTTGGGGCAGGGCGGGCCGAGCTATGGGGCTGCCTTGGGGCAGATGCCATGGGGCaattgggcagggctgggctctggggcagatgctgtggggcagggggggctcagcaggccaggctctggggcaggcggTGTGGGTCTGGGTGGGCCAAGCTCTGGGGCTGCCTCGGGGGCAGATGCTGTGGGTCAGGatggggcagctggtgtgggtcgggccgggccgggctctggggcagactctggggcagaagctgtggggcaggccgggctgggcaggccaggctctggggcGGGCGGTGTGGGGCGGAACAGGCTGGGACCTGCTGACGCCCGCTCTCTCCCCACAGCACCTTCGTGGCCTCGGCGTGGGGCTGGACCTGCGTGCTGGCAGGCGGCTTTGGCCTGCTGGTGAGCTATGGGGCCACaggccgggccctggcccccctgcgcCCCCTGGCGCGCCTGGTGGTGGGCACAGCCCTGCAGCGGGCCGCTGCCGCCATCTTCTGGCTGGCCGAGGAGCTGACGGGCCAGTGCTATGCGCCGCCGCCGGCCGGGCCCCCGCCACTGTCCTTGCCGCCACCGGCCGGGCCTCTcccgctgctgccgccgccgccgctgggCCGGGCAGACTGCCTGGCAGCCGGGTTGCGCTGGGCCGGGCTGCTGCCCTCCCGCCCGGCCTTCCTGCTCAccttctgctgcctcctgctggccgaGGAGCTGGGCGTCTTCCGGCGCTACCTGGCCCGCGGGTGCCCGGCCGGCACTCCCATGCGCCTCGTCTTCCTGCTCAACGTGCTGCTGCTGGCGCTCTGGTCGGCTCTGCTGCTGGCCGCCGTCCTGCACGCCCCGGCGGCCGGGCCCCTGCTCGTGGGCGCTGCCGCCGCCACCCTCGCCTGGCACGCCACCTACCGGGGCTGGTACCGCGTCCGCTGCTCGCCCGGCCGCCCAGGCGCCGGCCTCTTCCTGGCCGGCCCCTGAGGGGGGGGTGCCACCTGGGGGCCAGCTGCAGAGGGCGGGGAGCCAGGCGACCATGCGTTTTCCTGGGGACAGCTGGAGAAGTGGGGAACCTGGGGGTCCAGGCCAGGCCCATCCCCCAGCCGGGTGCTCTCCTGAGGGACAGCGGGAGGAGTGGGGGCCCAAACCCTTGGCCAGGTGCTCTCCGGGGGTACATTTGCAGAAGTGGGGGACCCAGGTGCCTGGGTGCTGTCCTGAGGAACAGCCAGAGAAGTAgaggggaacccaggcgtccgggcaggACCCCTCCCCCAGTCGGGCGCCCTCCTGGCGAAAAGCCGGAGAAGTCGGGGGGCTCAAGTGCCTCGGGGGGGACTCAGGCAGCCAGAGGTTGCGGGGTGGGTgaggagggaacccaggcgtccggggagaaaagggtgctGCTTCACATGAACGTTTGTGCGAAGTCGGGGACCCAGGCGGCCGGGCCCCAATAAAGCATGGCTGCCTGCCCTCGCTGGggcctgtctcctgtgcttcacTGGGGGACCCAGGGGTccgggccggggtggggggctagAGGGTGCACGAGGAGGgaccctggcagtggggggggggggacacgggGGGGGTAGGCAGAGGGGCCCCGagtcactgctgggggaagctcacgcccggcctggcccggccacgccccctccccccgcgggcactgctgggggaagctcacgcCCGGCCTGGTGcggccacgccccctccccaccgcgggcactgctgggggaagctcacgcccggcctggcccggccacgccccctccccaccgcgggcactgctgggggaagctcacgcccggcctggcccggccacgccccctccccaccgcgggcactgctgggggaagctcacgcccggcctggcccggccacgcccccctccccaccgcgggcactgctgggggaagctcacggcccggccacgccccctccccaccgcgggcactgctgggggaagctcacgcccggcctggcccggccacgcccccctccccaccgcgggcactgctgggggaagctcacggcccggccacgccccctccccaccgcgggcactgctgggggaagctcacgcccggcctggcccggccacgccccctccccaccgcgggcactgctgggggaagctcacgcccggcctggcccggccacgccccctccccccgcgggcactgctgggggaagctcacgcccggcctggcccggccacgccccctccccaccgcgggcactgctgggggaagctcacggcccggccacaccccctccccaccgcgggcactgctgggggaagctcacgcCCGGCCTGGACcggccacgccccctccccaccgcgggcactgctgggggaagctcacggCCCGGCCACGCCCCTTCCCGCCTGCCGGGACGTTACCCCCCCGCGCCCCGCCCAGGCGGCTCCGTCACTTTCGTTTTCACTTCTGCTCGttcagcgcccccccgccacgCGCCTCGGGCCCCCCAGCGACTCCCCCCCCACATGGCTGCGCTGCGGGTCAGCCCCCAGGCCGAGGCCCAGGTAAGGGGGgaagcgcgggggggggggggcagagaggagcgGGGGGGGTACATGGGGGCCCAGCCCCCCAGGAGCAGTGCGGTGCCCACCCCCCCCGCGGATGTCTATGGGGCAGCGGGTTCGCGGCCCGGGGAAGGGCCCCTCCACGCCCCATCAACGGCGGCGACGGGGCAGGTCGGGCGGCCGCGGGCTCGGGTGTCGGGCTGGCGGGGAGCCCggccggggtgcgggggggccaGGCCCGCTGGGAAATGTGACCCGGTTTCTCCTCCCCCGTCCGCCGCAGGTGGAGGCCTTCCGGAGCCAGCTCTGCGCTCAGGTGAGAGGCTgcgggcttcccccagcagtgccccgggcgggggggtggggctgcgggctgcgggcttcccccagcagtgccccgggcgggggggtggggctgcgggcttcccccagcagtggcctgggtgaggggggggctgcgggcttcccccagcagtgccccgggCGGGGGGTGTGtggtgagcttcccccagcagcgccccgggtggggggtgtgtgtgtggtgagcttcccccagcagtgccccgggcggggggtgtgtgtgtgtggtgagcttcccccagcagcgccacgggagggggggaggggacacaaggctgtgagcttcccccagcagtgcccccccaCTGACTCTTCCTGCCCCAGGCTGAAGCGCTGGTCGGGATGCGATTCCCCACAAAGATCGCTCAGCTGAACGCCTTCCTCAAGGTAccctggggggatggggaggaaggtgacggggtgttggggggttcaGGGCAGTGTTGGAGAGTTATAGGGGGCCAGGAGATGTGCTGAGAGgtggggggccaggtgggggtgggatgttggggggctgtggggctgggagccgggttgGAGGGTTATGGGGGACCAGGAGATGCGCTGAGAGGTGGGGGaccgggtgggggtgggatgttggggggctgtggggctgggagtggggttggaggactgtgggggggctgggagacatgctgaggggtggggggccagggggggttcgagggggttggggctgagaggccTCTCTAGGGGCTCAGgtgctcaccccctgccccccaggacccGGCCCTGAACGTGCGGGACCCCGAATTGCTGCGGGCCCCCCTAGACATCCCCATCCCCGATCCTGCCAAGGAGAAGGCCAAAGCGGAGCGCCGCAAGGTGAGCAGGggtccccagccaccccccagcctgagagccaggaccgagGGGGCCCTGAGTCACCAGGGgcccccaggcctgggggcagatgTGGGGCTCAGCCCTGTCTGCCTTTGTCCTGCCCCCGcagaaggaagagaagaaagacGAGGCCAAAGACGGGAAGAAGTCAGAGGAGGAGGATAAAGGTGAGGGGGGAGGCGACCAGGGGGAGGTGGCGCCCCATTGGCAGGGTTGGGGCCCCTGCCCTATGGGTCCCACCCCCCATGTGTCTCTCCCCAGCGCCTCCCTGCGGCCCCGTGGGCAGCAACGAGACAGTCGTGCGCCTGGTGAGCCAAGTGAAAGCCGAGATCCAGGAGGCCAAggaagagctggggctggtgagtGTCACGTGGGGGGATCACTGTGCGACACACACCTTGCACAGTCTCACTGACTGCCACCACCGCGCAACACGCACCTTGCACGATGCTCATCCCCATGCACGCACAATCTCACTGACTGCCACCCCCATGCAACACGCACCTTGCACGGCGCTCGCCCCTCTGCAACACGCACCTTGCACGATGCTCATCCCCGTGCACgcaatcccactgactgccaccaccGTGCAACACGCACTTTGCATGACGCTCATCCCCGTGCACgcaatcccactgactgccaccactGTGCAACATGCACCTTGCACGACGCTCATCCCCGTGCACGCAATCCCACTGATTGCCACCACCGTGCAACACGCACTTTGCACGACGCTCATCCCCGTGCACgcaatcccactgactgccaccactGTGCAACATGCACTTTGCACGACGCTCATCCCCGTGCACgcaatcccactgactgccaccaccGTGCAACACGCACCTTGCACAGCGCTCATCCCCATGCACGCACAATCTCACTGACTGCCACCCCCATGCAACACGCACCTTGCACGGCGCTTGCCCCTCTGCAACACGCACCTTGCACGATGCTCATCCCCGTGCACgcaatcccactgactgccaccactGTGCAACATGCACCTTGCACGACGCTCATCCCCGTGCACGCAATCCCACTGATTGCCACCACCGTGCAACACGCACTTTGCACGACGCTCATCCCCGTGCACgcaatcccactgactgccaccactGTGCAACATGCACTTTGCACGACGCTCATCCCCGTGCACgcaatcccactgactgccaccaccGTGCAACACGCACCTTGCACGGCGCTCGCCCCTCTGCAACACGCACCTTGCACGATACTCATCCCCGTGCACGCAATCCCACGGACTGCCACCACTGTGCAACACGCACTTTGCACGACGCTCATACCCGTGCACgcaatcccactgactgccaccactGTGCAACACGCACTTTGCACGACGCTCATCCCCGTGCACgcaatcccactgactgccaccaccGTGCAACACGCACCTTGCACGGCGCTCGCCCCTCTGCAACACGCACCTTGCACGATACTCATCCCCGTGCACGCAATCCCACGGACTGCCACAACCGTGCAACACGCACTTTGCACGACGCTCATCCCCGTGCACGCAATCCCACGGACTGCCACCACTGTGCAACACGCACTTTGCACGACGCTCATCCCCGTGCACgcaatcccactgactgccaccaccGTGCAACATGCACCTTGCACGACGCTCATCCCCTTGCATGCgcaatcccactgactgccaccaccGTGCGACACGCACTTTGCACGACACTCCCATGTACACACCACCCTGGTCACTGTGCAAGCACACCTTGCACGTTCATCCCCGGCGCACACACAGTGgaaccccagcagctgccccgtGCAGCCCACACGTTGCACAACAATGTACGGCACTGGTGAGCAGTAGCGGGGACACAGACAGATGCTCATTGTCTCTCCCCTGCAGGTCTCAGTCTGGGTTCAACTCCAGGTGCCCCGCATCGAAGACGGGAACAATTTCGGGGTGGCCGTCCAGGTGagcgctcccccaccccccgatctcccccacctccagtgtCTCCCCCAGCTCATTaacccccctctgcccctcccaggagAAGGTGTTTGAGTTGATGACGGCCTTGCGGACAAAGCTGGAGGGGTTTCAGACCCAGATCTCCAAGTGAGTGTCTCTCTGGGGGGCCCCTTCCCAGATCCAAGCCCaggacccctcctgccccagcttgcTCAGAGCCAAAGCGCCGAGGAAATGCAAGGCTGCAAGTCGGTGTAAAatcaggggcaggggaagggttaCAACCCGCCAAGGAAACCCAATGCCAAAAACTTTGTGAAAGGGAGAATCACGAGGTCTAAAATAGCACCAAAGGGTCAAAGCTTGCcagaaaagagagaaggaaattaaatacccataaaaaaaatcttaaaaggaaaaagaaaaggttttttaaatcacaaggtagaaaaatagcaacaatagttttaaatttaaacaatagttttaaatttttaaagcttgcaaaaaaaaaaaagggaaatacgTAAAAACTTGGCTAAAAGGCAAAACATTGCTTTTTCAATCAAAAGGAATaaaagtggcaaacttcaaatTTTTAaagattgagggggaaaaaggggaGGTGTGGAATTAAATACCAAAAACTTTGTCAAAAGGAAAAATTGGTTTTTAAAATCACAAGGTGTGAAAACAGCAGCAAACTTCAAATTTTTAAAGCTTGTAAAAAACGAAATTAAATATCAAAGAACTTTGTTATAAGGAGAAAAAAGTTTTAAAGTTGCAGGGCGTAAAAATAGCCACAAACTTCAATAAATGCACATTTTTAACTcggaggggaaaaaagccaaacAAGGGAATTCAATACCCCTTTGTCCGAGATGGACAAATTGATTTAAAAACCAAGGAAACTCAATGCCAAAAACATCAATAAATGCTGATTTTAAACTTGCAAAAATGAACTTAAATAccaaaaactttat
The window above is part of the Carettochelys insculpta isolate YL-2023 chromosome 32, ASM3395843v1, whole genome shotgun sequence genome. Proteins encoded here:
- the PSME1 gene encoding proteasome activator complex subunit 1 produces the protein MAALRVSPQAEAQVEAFRSQLCAQAEALVGMRFPTKIAQLNAFLKDPALNVRDPELLRAPLDIPIPDPAKEKAKAERRKKEEKKDEAKDGKKSEEEDKAPPCGPVGSNETVVRLVSQVKAEIQEAKEELGLVSVWVQLQVPRIEDGNNFGVAVQEKVFELMTALRTKLEGFQTQISKYFSERGDAVAKAAKSPHVGDFRQLVHELDEAQYAELRLMVMEIRNLYAVLYDIVVKNFEKIKKPRGETKGMIY
- the FITM1 gene encoding fat storage-inducing transmembrane protein 1, whose amino-acid sequence is MAAGGTSRLPRALLAAGAAQGLGLARGLVVTASEGGAWLLGAPGLRRAYHAWLAGVVLLGPLLRPFADPHSVLASPHNYFSRTFVASAWGWTCVLAGGFGLLVSYGATGRALAPLRPLARLVVGTALQRAAAAIFWLAEELTGQCYAPPPAGPPPLSLPPPAGPLPLLPPPPLGRADCLAAGLRWAGLLPSRPAFLLTFCCLLLAEELGVFRRYLARGCPAGTPMRLVFLLNVLLLALWSALLLAAVLHAPAAGPLLVGAAAATLAWHATYRGWYRVRCSPGRPGAGLFLAGP